Proteins encoded in a region of the Pigmentiphaga litoralis genome:
- a CDS encoding TRAP transporter large permease, which produces MSFALGVLPIALLLLGFPIFLVLLAAVSCALVFFMDVPYTALHQNLFGAIDAYALLAIPFFIFAGELMGRGSVADRLVGFVNAGVGSVRGSLAVTTVGSSALFGAISGVSAATVATIGRVMLPALRRSGYPEKFSAGLLTAVGAIDIIIPPSIPMIVYGAAAQQSVPRLYAAGVLPGLLLAGMLCIYVMAYARKHKIGGGERFSWKAFGAAAARGTGALGAPVIILGGIYGGVFSPTEAAAVACLYAIVVARYFYRELSWRDILASAGTTAVFTGQILIIVACANVFGWLLTIHQVPASLVQWLTELQLPGWTLLLAINVLLLAVGCFIDPLSAILLLSPLLVPLVTAIGVDPIHFGIIVTVNLSIGLFHPPFGINIFVAQSVLKLPLETIYRGIVPFVFIYLIALGLITYIPAISLLGVRLLVN; this is translated from the coding sequence ATGAGCTTCGCCTTGGGCGTGCTGCCGATTGCCCTGCTGCTGCTTGGCTTTCCCATCTTCCTGGTGTTGCTGGCCGCGGTCAGTTGCGCGCTGGTGTTCTTCATGGACGTGCCGTACACGGCCCTGCACCAGAACCTGTTCGGCGCCATCGACGCCTATGCCTTGCTCGCGATTCCCTTCTTCATTTTTGCGGGCGAATTGATGGGACGGGGATCCGTGGCGGACCGCCTGGTCGGCTTCGTCAATGCGGGCGTGGGGTCGGTGCGTGGCAGCCTGGCCGTGACGACGGTCGGATCGTCGGCACTGTTCGGCGCGATATCGGGCGTCAGTGCGGCCACGGTGGCCACCATTGGCCGGGTGATGCTGCCGGCGCTTCGGCGCAGCGGCTATCCCGAAAAATTTTCGGCCGGCCTGCTGACCGCGGTGGGCGCGATCGACATCATCATCCCGCCCAGCATTCCGATGATCGTGTACGGCGCGGCCGCGCAGCAGTCCGTGCCCCGGCTGTATGCGGCCGGCGTGCTGCCCGGCCTGTTGCTGGCGGGCATGTTGTGCATCTACGTGATGGCCTATGCCCGCAAGCACAAGATCGGCGGTGGCGAACGTTTTTCGTGGAAGGCATTTGGCGCCGCGGCCGCGCGCGGCACGGGGGCATTGGGCGCGCCGGTCATCATTCTGGGCGGCATCTATGGCGGCGTGTTTTCGCCGACGGAAGCCGCCGCCGTGGCCTGCCTGTACGCCATCGTGGTGGCGCGTTATTTCTATCGCGAACTGTCGTGGCGCGACATCCTGGCCAGTGCGGGCACCACCGCGGTATTCACCGGGCAGATCCTGATCATCGTGGCGTGCGCCAATGTGTTCGGCTGGCTGCTGACCATTCACCAGGTGCCCGCCAGCCTGGTGCAATGGCTGACCGAATTGCAGTTGCCGGGCTGGACGCTGCTGCTGGCGATCAATGTGCTGCTGCTGGCGGTGGGCTGCTTCATTGATCCGCTGTCGGCGATCCTGCTGCTATCGCCGCTGCTGGTGCCCCTGGTCACGGCCATCGGCGTGGACCCGATCCACTTCGGGATCATTGTCACTGTCAACTTGTCGATCGGGCTCTTTCACCCGCCCTTCGGCATCAACATTTTCGTTGCGCAAAGCGTGCTGAAGCTGCCGCTGGAAACGATCTATCGGGGCATCGTGCCCTTCGTCTTCATCTACCTGATCGCCCTGGGTCTGATCACCTACATTCCCGCCATTTCGCTGCTGGGCGTGCGCCTGCTGGTGAACTGA
- a CDS encoding TRAP transporter small permease — MALDNTSKWVEGIHRAATVLEVTLAAALIAAVIMNVINIVARYVFGQSLTGVDEWQIYLLVAMAFAGSVVAAVRGQHLRMDVLTRYFPRTAQRIVGAVEAVGAVLLCGFVCAVSTHYATRMHAIGSVSENGYIPMWLPHSIVALAFAAMTLVGLADLVLRLMGSRLVTRPPAVEAAAPVPEAAS, encoded by the coding sequence ATGGCACTCGATAACACCAGCAAATGGGTAGAGGGCATCCACCGGGCGGCGACCGTACTCGAGGTCACGCTGGCCGCCGCGCTGATCGCGGCAGTGATCATGAACGTGATCAATATCGTCGCGCGGTATGTGTTCGGTCAGTCGCTGACCGGCGTTGATGAATGGCAGATCTATCTGCTGGTCGCCATGGCCTTTGCCGGCTCGGTGGTGGCGGCGGTACGGGGACAGCATCTGCGCATGGACGTGCTGACGCGCTATTTTCCCCGCACGGCGCAACGCATCGTGGGCGCGGTCGAAGCGGTTGGCGCGGTGCTGCTGTGCGGCTTTGTGTGCGCCGTTTCCACGCATTACGCGACCCGCATGCACGCCATCGGCAGTGTGAGTGAAAACGGGTACATTCCGATGTGGCTGCCGCATTCGATCGTGGCGCTGGCTTTTGCAGCCATGACGCTGGTGGGCCTGGCGGACCTGGTGCTGCGGCTGATGGGGTCACGCCTGGTGACCCGCCCGCCTGCGGTCGAAGCGGCCGCGCCGGTGCCGGAGGCCGCATCATGA